The Streptomyces sp. NBC_01197 genome window below encodes:
- a CDS encoding family 43 glycosylhydrolase: MKRSENGMHIGRRSMLAGIAGSMGVAALPPATAEALPAPTQAHPTAHYPSNWPEPEPYGLADARQDLWPREDNSFVLPLELRSRDEELGRVWMRDTYVNCFVVDGRPLYVATGTTRVPGLAVAGPWNDGIFVWTARSLHGPWRLADTTGIRPGAERGKVWSPEFVGENRPGRTVVAPWQEYWYDDQFGKRGEAWAPELHYFRGKWYLVACMGDHSQKVGSFLLVSDGGVAGPYRLAEGNIEKPFGDSFIGGPSFIKPGAYYHIDGSLFSEGDDAWLVLHNNLYAKFRDDMEDIVPTTKLPAFQQKPYTPEPYLEGAYVFKHGRKYYLVQAAWDRTSIDAYGSPLYSYVASTGRAQYQYDAVVAVADRFEGPYSERWTAGVGAGHNNFFTDGDGHLWATFFRNPAVGYWADPSRTGDAAVAGVVRLEWTGPEGNRLYVMRQSY; encoded by the coding sequence ATGAAGAGATCCGAGAACGGAATGCACATCGGCCGACGGTCCATGCTGGCCGGCATAGCCGGATCCATGGGAGTGGCCGCGCTGCCCCCGGCCACTGCCGAGGCACTGCCCGCGCCCACGCAGGCGCATCCGACGGCTCACTACCCGTCGAACTGGCCCGAGCCCGAGCCGTACGGACTCGCGGATGCCCGCCAGGACTTGTGGCCGCGCGAGGACAACTCCTTTGTGCTTCCCCTCGAACTCCGCTCCAGGGACGAGGAGTTGGGTCGCGTCTGGATGCGTGACACCTACGTCAACTGCTTCGTCGTCGACGGCCGTCCGCTCTACGTCGCCACCGGCACCACCCGCGTGCCCGGCCTCGCAGTGGCCGGCCCCTGGAACGACGGCATCTTCGTATGGACGGCCCGGTCCCTGCACGGCCCCTGGCGACTGGCCGACACCACCGGCATCCGGCCCGGCGCCGAGCGCGGAAAGGTCTGGTCACCCGAATTCGTGGGGGAGAACCGCCCCGGCCGCACGGTCGTCGCGCCGTGGCAGGAGTACTGGTACGACGACCAGTTCGGCAAGCGTGGCGAGGCGTGGGCACCCGAACTGCACTACTTCCGCGGTAAGTGGTACCTCGTGGCGTGCATGGGCGACCACTCACAGAAGGTCGGCTCGTTCCTGCTGGTGAGCGACGGCGGAGTCGCCGGCCCGTACCGCCTCGCCGAAGGCAACATCGAAAAGCCCTTCGGCGACTCGTTCATCGGCGGGCCCTCGTTCATCAAGCCCGGCGCGTACTACCACATCGACGGCAGCCTCTTCTCGGAAGGAGATGACGCGTGGCTGGTGCTGCACAACAACCTCTACGCCAAGTTCCGCGACGACATGGAGGACATCGTCCCGACGACGAAGCTCCCGGCCTTCCAACAGAAGCCGTACACACCGGAGCCGTATCTCGAGGGTGCCTATGTCTTCAAGCACGGCCGCAAGTACTACCTGGTGCAGGCCGCGTGGGACCGTACCTCGATCGATGCCTACGGCAGCCCCCTCTACTCGTACGTGGCGAGCACCGGCCGGGCGCAGTACCAGTACGACGCGGTCGTCGCCGTCGCCGACCGTTTCGAGGGACCGTACTCCGAGCGCTGGACCGCCGGCGTGGGCGCCGGACACAACAACTTTTTCACTGACGGCGACGGACACCTCTGGGCGACCTTCTTCCGTAACCCGGCCGTCGGCTACTGGGCCGACCCGTCCCGCACAGGTGATGCCGCGGTGGCCGGCGTCGTACGCCTGGAGTGGACCGGCCCGGAGGGCAACCGTCTGTACGTGATGCGCCAGAGCTACTAG
- a CDS encoding FAD-dependent monooxygenase produces the protein MRTVIVGAGLVGLTAAASLRLIGHEVTVLEHAPQVRAAGAGIGLWPNALRELDTLGVDVRRLGKTVDTRFFDAAGHPMRAAGYDPAAHRFLMVPRPELNNLLADTVGRDRIRLGTHVTGFTEHDTHVAVHLADGAPLRADLLIGADGVYSDVRAALVPGSAAVEHAGHRVWRAVLPSGDERPEGTFVTIGRARTRGGYTRVAQDRTMWWIGQFDAGELLGSKRDRALRRARNVAESGWHDELLKMIAATPEESILENQIMLVPELPRWTTDRVALIGDAAHGLSPHIAAGGTLGIEDAGVLRAELADGPTAAAALARYESARRLRFEQVREHSAAVEHANGAAESAERYAAFTHWLITTPPTT, from the coding sequence ATGCGCACCGTGATCGTGGGAGCGGGTCTGGTCGGACTCACAGCGGCGGCTTCGCTGCGGCTGATCGGGCACGAGGTGACCGTGCTGGAGCACGCGCCGCAGGTGCGGGCGGCCGGAGCCGGCATCGGCCTGTGGCCCAACGCGCTGCGGGAGTTGGACACCCTCGGCGTCGACGTCCGGCGCCTGGGCAAGACCGTCGACACCCGGTTCTTCGACGCCGCGGGACACCCGATGCGCGCGGCCGGCTACGACCCGGCCGCCCACCGGTTCCTGATGGTGCCGAGGCCGGAACTGAACAACCTCCTCGCCGACACCGTCGGCAGGGACCGGATCCGTCTGGGAACACACGTCACCGGCTTCACCGAGCACGACACGCATGTGGCAGTGCACCTCGCCGACGGTGCGCCACTGCGGGCGGATCTGCTGATCGGAGCGGACGGTGTGTACTCCGACGTGCGCGCCGCCCTGGTGCCCGGCAGCGCGGCGGTGGAGCATGCCGGACACCGCGTATGGCGGGCGGTGCTGCCCTCCGGGGACGAGCGGCCGGAGGGCACGTTCGTCACCATCGGCCGGGCGCGGACCCGAGGCGGCTACACGCGAGTCGCGCAGGACCGGACCATGTGGTGGATCGGCCAGTTCGACGCCGGCGAACTGCTCGGCAGCAAGAGGGACCGGGCGCTGCGGCGGGCCCGCAACGTGGCCGAGTCCGGCTGGCACGACGAGCTTCTGAAGATGATCGCCGCGACGCCGGAGGAGTCCATTCTGGAGAATCAGATCATGCTCGTCCCCGAGCTGCCGCGCTGGACCACGGACCGGGTCGCACTGATCGGGGACGCGGCGCACGGCCTGTCCCCGCACATCGCGGCGGGCGGCACCCTGGGCATCGAGGACGCCGGAGTACTGCGCGCCGAACTGGCGGACGGGCCCACCGCAGCCGCTGCCCTCGCCCGCTACGAGAGCGCCCGCCGCCTCCGGTTCGAGCAGGTGCGCGAGCATTCAGCGGCGGTCGAGCACGCCAACGGGGCTGCCGAGTCCGCCGAGCGCTACGCCGCCTTCACCCATTGGTTGATCACCACCCCGCCCACCACCTGA
- a CDS encoding sulfatase-like hydrolase/transferase yields MLFLMTDQHRVDTLGAYGNPHTHTPNLDRLADEGTRFDSFYTPTAICTPARASLLTGAAPFRHKLLANYERNVGYLEDLSDGQFTFSEQLRSEGYNLGLLGKWHGGVRRTAADYGFEGPDLAGWHNPVDHPDYLAYLEENGLPPYRITDPVRGTTPNGSPGNLLAARLHQPVEATFEYYLATRTIEMLHRFAEQEDQGDGAPFFLATHFFGPHLPYILPDAYYDMYDPGLVELPASVSETFAAKPTVQQNYSKLWAFDTMALEESRKLIAVYWGYVTLVDEQIGRILDAMRELGLDDRTAVFFTADHGEFTGAHRLHDKGPAMYEDIYRIPGLLKVPGAPQGQVREEFVSLTDCTATILDLAGSATGPAVDSRSLLPLVRGEHPQWDEHHLAEFHGHHFPYPQRMLRTRNHKLVINPESCNELYDLDADPDELHNRYDHPELLGVRTALIRHLYDLLRERGDNFYHWMTPMYDVETDYDTTLSAFESDGPEAHSEAGRP; encoded by the coding sequence ATGCTCTTCCTGATGACCGACCAACACCGGGTGGACACCCTGGGCGCGTACGGCAACCCGCACACGCACACCCCGAACCTCGACCGCCTCGCGGACGAGGGAACGCGGTTCGACAGCTTCTACACCCCTACCGCGATCTGTACCCCGGCGCGCGCCAGCCTGCTCACCGGGGCGGCTCCCTTCCGGCACAAGCTGCTGGCCAACTATGAGCGTAACGTCGGCTATCTTGAGGATCTCTCCGACGGCCAGTTCACCTTCTCCGAGCAACTGCGCTCCGAGGGCTACAACCTGGGCCTGCTCGGCAAGTGGCACGGCGGCGTACGGCGCACCGCCGCCGACTACGGCTTCGAGGGACCTGACCTGGCCGGCTGGCACAACCCCGTGGACCACCCCGACTACCTCGCGTACCTGGAGGAGAACGGCCTGCCGCCGTACCGCATCACGGATCCGGTGCGGGGCACCACGCCCAACGGCAGCCCAGGAAACCTCCTTGCCGCCCGCCTCCACCAGCCGGTCGAAGCCACCTTCGAGTACTACCTCGCCACGCGCACCATCGAGATGCTCCACCGCTTCGCCGAGCAGGAGGACCAGGGCGACGGGGCGCCGTTCTTCCTGGCCACCCACTTCTTCGGCCCGCATCTGCCGTACATCCTCCCGGACGCGTACTACGACATGTACGACCCCGGGCTGGTCGAGCTGCCCGCCTCCGTGAGTGAGACCTTCGCGGCGAAACCAACCGTCCAGCAGAACTACAGCAAGCTGTGGGCCTTCGACACGATGGCGCTGGAGGAGTCGCGGAAGCTGATCGCCGTCTACTGGGGCTACGTCACGCTCGTCGACGAGCAGATCGGCCGCATCCTCGACGCCATGCGCGAACTGGGGCTCGACGACCGGACGGCAGTCTTCTTCACCGCAGACCACGGCGAGTTCACCGGCGCCCACCGGCTGCACGACAAGGGCCCCGCCATGTACGAGGACATCTACCGCATCCCCGGGCTGCTGAAGGTCCCCGGCGCCCCGCAGGGCCAGGTGCGTGAGGAGTTCGTCTCCCTCACCGACTGCACCGCCACCATCCTCGACCTGGCGGGCAGCGCGACGGGACCGGCCGTGGACAGCCGCAGCCTGCTGCCCCTCGTACGCGGTGAGCACCCGCAGTGGGACGAGCACCACCTCGCCGAATTCCATGGTCACCACTTCCCGTACCCGCAGCGGATGCTGCGCACCAGAAACCACAAGCTGGTGATCAACCCCGAGTCCTGCAACGAGCTGTACGACCTCGATGCCGACCCCGACGAGCTGCACAACCGCTACGACCACCCCGAACTGCTCGGCGTACGCACGGCGTTGATCCGGCACCTGTACGACCTGCTCCGCGAACGCGGCGACAATTTCTACCACTGGATGACGCCGATGTACGACGTGGAGACGGACTACGACACCACACTTTCCGCCTTCGAATCCGACGGGCCCGAAGCCCACTCCGAGGCTGGACGGCCATGA
- a CDS encoding cyclase family protein, with protein MPDTSRWGADDEHGTLHYITDSVRTRALAAARTGRTVSLARAVHPRPAPVGPGAATDGEAAWQQSMLYTGTPPAAIAEQWVITPHHPAITHLDALSHVVVDGTVYPGVPVEDRVTPAGVTIGSTAVFGAGILTRGVFLDLAPGARLADGYPITARTLDTATRAAGSTVQSGDAIVVRTGCDPVNPNRAAVPGLDRSAVAWLDERRISVWVGDTGDAWPSLDPTDPMPLHRRGLHDLGLPLVDGADLEDLASTCAETGHDSFLLLLAPPRIHGASGTPVNPIAVF; from the coding sequence ATGCCCGACACATCCCGGTGGGGTGCTGACGACGAGCACGGCACACTGCACTACATCACCGACTCCGTCCGGACTCGCGCCCTCGCTGCAGCCCGCACCGGCCGAACGGTCTCCCTCGCCCGCGCCGTGCACCCCAGGCCCGCGCCGGTCGGACCCGGTGCCGCCACCGACGGCGAAGCCGCCTGGCAGCAGTCCATGCTCTACACCGGCACCCCACCGGCAGCGATCGCCGAACAGTGGGTGATCACCCCGCACCATCCCGCCATCACGCACCTCGACGCGCTCTCCCACGTCGTCGTCGACGGCACCGTCTACCCAGGCGTCCCCGTCGAAGACCGGGTCACCCCCGCAGGTGTCACCATCGGATCCACCGCTGTATTCGGTGCCGGCATCCTGACACGAGGTGTGTTCCTGGACCTCGCCCCCGGTGCCCGGCTTGCCGACGGGTACCCGATCACCGCACGCACCCTTGACACGGCAACACGGGCCGCAGGCAGCACTGTTCAATCCGGAGACGCGATCGTCGTCCGGACCGGCTGCGATCCCGTCAACCCGAACAGAGCGGCAGTGCCAGGACTTGACCGGTCAGCGGTCGCCTGGCTCGATGAACGCCGGATCAGCGTCTGGGTCGGGGACACCGGCGATGCCTGGCCATCACTCGATCCCACCGATCCCATGCCCCTTCACCGGCGCGGCCTCCACGACCTGGGACTGCCCCTCGTCGACGGCGCCGACCTTGAAGATCTCGCGAGCACCTGTGCCGAGACCGGCCACGACAGCTTCCTGCTCCTCCTGGCCCCGCCCCGCATCCACGGGGCCAGCGGGACACCGGTCAACCCCATCGCCGTGTTCTAG
- a CDS encoding IS630 family transposase: protein MGRPKAELTLSDEERAALEEWVRRRSTPQAWALRCRIILACAEGTSNKDVATQLGSTPQAVGRWRARFVQYRIAGLGDMPRPGGPRTVTDDQVAAVVTRTLESTPKNATHWSTRSMAKEMGLSQSSVSRIWRAFGLQPHRSETFKLSTDPYFVDKVHDVVGLYLDPPERALVFCVDEKSQIQALDRSQPVLPMMPGVPERATHDYVRAGTTTLFAVLEVATGKVISSLHRRHRAEEFKKFLVKLDKEVPGDLEVHLVCDNYATHKTPAIKKWLLAHPRFHLHFTPTGSSWLNLVERWFAELTNKQIRRGVHKSVHALEKDIRNWIAAWNTDPKPYIWTKTADEILERLASYLNRIPDSEH from the coding sequence ATGGGGCGGCCGAAGGCCGAGTTGACTCTGTCGGATGAGGAACGGGCCGCACTTGAGGAGTGGGTGCGGCGCCGTTCCACGCCGCAGGCGTGGGCATTGCGGTGCCGGATCATCCTGGCCTGCGCCGAAGGCACCTCCAACAAGGACGTGGCTACTCAACTCGGTTCCACACCACAGGCGGTGGGCCGCTGGCGGGCCCGATTCGTGCAATATCGAATCGCAGGTCTGGGTGACATGCCACGTCCGGGTGGCCCCAGGACAGTGACGGACGACCAGGTCGCCGCGGTCGTCACCAGGACGCTGGAATCCACCCCGAAGAACGCGACACACTGGTCGACGCGGTCGATGGCGAAAGAGATGGGTCTGTCTCAGTCGTCGGTGTCCCGGATCTGGCGGGCGTTCGGCCTGCAGCCACATCGCTCGGAGACCTTCAAACTGTCAACCGATCCGTACTTCGTCGACAAGGTCCACGACGTCGTCGGTCTCTACTTGGACCCGCCCGAACGGGCGTTGGTGTTCTGCGTGGATGAGAAGTCGCAGATCCAGGCCCTGGATCGGTCGCAGCCGGTGCTGCCGATGATGCCCGGTGTTCCCGAGCGGGCGACCCATGACTACGTCCGCGCCGGCACCACCACGCTGTTCGCCGTACTCGAGGTGGCCACCGGCAAGGTGATCAGCTCCCTGCACCGCAGGCACCGGGCCGAGGAATTCAAGAAGTTCCTAGTCAAGCTCGACAAAGAGGTGCCTGGCGACCTGGAAGTCCACCTCGTCTGTGACAACTACGCCACCCACAAGACACCCGCCATCAAGAAGTGGCTGCTGGCCCACCCCCGGTTCCACCTGCACTTCACACCAACCGGCTCGTCCTGGCTCAACCTCGTCGAGCGATGGTTCGCCGAACTCACCAACAAGCAGATACGGCGAGGCGTCCACAAATCCGTCCACGCCCTTGAGAAGGACATCCGCAACTGGATCGCCGCCTGGAACACCGACCCAAAGCCCTACATCTGGACGAAGACCGCAGACGAAATCCTCGAACGCCTCGCCAGCTATCTGAACAGAATTCCTGACTCAGAACACTAG
- a CDS encoding alpha/beta hydrolase family protein — protein MSSTPATTGTSIVHALDSVVGAGDRVVSVAPVALDAPGRAVPLAVRVSAPVAGEGLPVLLFSHGNGWSLDGYAPLTAFWASQGFVVVQPTHLDSRRNGIGFDDPAFEQIWTERYADLERVLDQFDTVEAAVPGLAGRVDRNQVVVAGHSWGGQTVQMLLGARILDGSGHVGRDYADRRVKAGVLLAATGIGGEELHPFAKEHFPFMNPSFAELTTPALVVAGDRDQSKMSSRGPDWFTDAYTHSPGATDLLTLFGAEHSLGGIPNWEAAETTDENPERVAVLQRLTTAYLRSALNPSDTSWDKAASALAEVGTAIGRIDSK, from the coding sequence ATGAGCAGCACTCCCGCAACAACCGGTACTTCAATCGTGCACGCCCTGGACTCGGTCGTCGGCGCCGGCGACCGAGTCGTGTCCGTCGCCCCTGTCGCGCTGGATGCCCCCGGCCGGGCCGTTCCGCTCGCTGTGCGGGTCTCCGCACCGGTGGCCGGTGAGGGCCTTCCGGTACTGCTGTTCTCGCACGGCAACGGCTGGTCACTGGACGGATATGCTCCGCTGACAGCGTTCTGGGCATCGCAGGGTTTCGTCGTGGTGCAGCCGACCCACCTGGATTCCCGTCGGAACGGCATCGGATTCGACGACCCGGCGTTCGAACAGATCTGGACCGAACGGTACGCGGACCTGGAACGCGTTCTCGACCAGTTCGACACCGTGGAAGCGGCCGTACCGGGGCTTGCCGGGCGGGTGGACCGGAACCAGGTCGTCGTCGCCGGCCACTCCTGGGGCGGGCAGACGGTTCAGATGCTGCTCGGCGCCCGCATACTTGACGGCTCCGGGCACGTGGGCAGGGACTACGCGGACCGGCGGGTCAAGGCCGGTGTGCTGCTGGCCGCGACCGGGATCGGTGGCGAGGAACTGCACCCGTTCGCCAAGGAGCACTTCCCGTTCATGAACCCGTCCTTCGCCGAGCTGACCACTCCGGCGCTCGTGGTCGCCGGCGACCGCGACCAGTCCAAGATGTCCAGCCGCGGCCCGGACTGGTTCACCGACGCCTACACGCACAGCCCCGGAGCCACCGACCTGCTCACCCTGTTCGGCGCGGAACACTCCCTGGGCGGTATCCCGAACTGGGAAGCCGCGGAAACCACCGACGAGAACCCGGAGCGCGTCGCTGTCCTCCAGCGCTTGACCACCGCCTATCTGCGCAGCGCGCTGAACCCGTCCGACACCAGCTGGGACAAGGCAGCCTCCGCCCTCGCCGAGGTCGGAACGGCGATCGGCCGCATCGACAGCAAGTAA
- a CDS encoding transposase translates to MGVACPVIPRARTGRPRAEHRRIINGIVYKIRAGISWRGLPNAMDRGRRCTPASAATRSTASSPGRCSRSRPRRTPTAAVPPGHLPQAQHRRAPLQPARRFPWPRDHQV, encoded by the coding sequence GTGGGAGTTGCTTGCCCCGTGATCCCGCGGGCTCGGACCGGTCGGCCACGAGCGGAGCACCGGCGGATCATCAACGGCATTGTCTACAAGATCCGGGCCGGGATCTCCTGGCGTGGCCTGCCGAACGCTATGGACCGTGGAAGACGGTGTACACCCGCTTCCGCCGCTACGCGCTCGACGGCGTCTTCACCCGGGCGCTGCAGCAGGTCCAGGCCCAGGCGGACGCCGACCGCCGCGGTTCCACCGGGACATCTACCGCAGGCGCAACATCGTCGAGCGCCGCTTCAACCGGCTCGAAGGTTTCCATGGCCTCGCGACCACCAGGTATGA
- a CDS encoding xanthine dehydrogenase small subunit yields MVAARITVNGKEAPISPAAPHTTALDFLRERGLTGTKEGCAEGECGACSVLVARPGVNKPTDWVAVNACLIPAAALDGQEVITSEGLATVGEPGEPATLHPVQQEMAVRGGSQCGYCTPGFVCSMASEYYRPNRCAHAEPDHSTDSADSADAEHGPNGFDLHALSGNLCRCTGYRPIRDAAFAVGTPTDGDPLAQRREQSPPAPVATEYVQDGSAFLRTNSLPETLQLLRERPDAVVVAGSTDFGVEVNIRSRRADCVVGIDRLAELRELRVESDSIVIGAALTLTEIERRLDGDVPLLAELFPQFASRLIRNSATLGGNLGTGSPIGDSPPVLLALEASVVLADADGEREVPLADYFTGYRQSVRRPGELIRAVRIPLPLSPVVAFHKIAKRRFDDISSVAAAFALDIEDGIVRKARIGLGGVAATPIRSLATEAVLEGKPWVAETVEAAARELRGEGTPMSDHRASSLYRSAMLGQSLLKLYAQTTEAVSS; encoded by the coding sequence ATGGTAGCGGCGCGCATTACGGTCAACGGGAAAGAAGCACCGATTTCACCGGCTGCGCCTCACACCACAGCGCTGGATTTCCTGCGCGAGCGTGGCCTCACCGGCACCAAGGAGGGCTGCGCCGAGGGTGAATGCGGCGCCTGTTCGGTCCTGGTGGCCCGCCCCGGGGTGAACAAGCCCACCGACTGGGTGGCGGTCAACGCCTGCCTGATCCCGGCCGCGGCCCTCGATGGTCAGGAGGTCATCACCTCCGAAGGCCTCGCCACCGTGGGCGAACCCGGCGAACCGGCCACCCTTCACCCGGTGCAGCAGGAGATGGCGGTCCGCGGCGGCTCCCAGTGCGGCTACTGCACCCCGGGATTCGTCTGCAGCATGGCCTCCGAGTACTACCGTCCCAACCGTTGCGCGCATGCGGAGCCGGACCACAGCACCGACTCGGCCGACAGCGCCGACGCCGAGCACGGTCCGAACGGCTTCGATCTGCACGCGCTGAGTGGAAACCTGTGCCGGTGCACCGGCTATCGCCCGATTCGCGATGCCGCGTTCGCCGTCGGTACGCCCACCGATGGGGACCCACTGGCACAGCGTCGCGAGCAGTCCCCGCCAGCGCCGGTCGCCACCGAATACGTCCAGGACGGTAGCGCGTTCCTGCGGACGAACAGCCTTCCCGAGACACTGCAGTTGCTGCGCGAGCGGCCCGACGCGGTGGTGGTCGCCGGTTCCACCGACTTCGGTGTCGAGGTGAACATCCGGTCCCGCCGCGCGGATTGCGTGGTCGGCATCGACCGGCTGGCCGAACTGCGGGAGCTGCGGGTCGAATCCGACTCCATCGTGATCGGGGCGGCGCTCACACTCACCGAGATCGAACGCCGCCTCGACGGCGACGTCCCGCTGCTGGCAGAGCTGTTCCCGCAGTTCGCGTCCCGGCTGATCCGCAACAGCGCGACCCTCGGCGGCAACCTGGGGACCGGCTCTCCCATCGGTGACAGCCCGCCGGTACTGCTCGCGCTGGAGGCCTCGGTGGTACTCGCCGACGCCGACGGTGAGCGCGAGGTCCCACTGGCTGACTACTTCACCGGCTACCGGCAGAGCGTTCGGCGTCCCGGCGAGCTGATCCGCGCTGTGCGCATCCCGTTGCCGCTTTCGCCGGTCGTGGCCTTCCACAAGATCGCCAAGCGGCGCTTCGATGACATCTCCAGTGTGGCGGCCGCGTTCGCGCTCGACATCGAGGACGGGATCGTCCGCAAGGCACGCATCGGCCTTGGCGGCGTGGCCGCCACCCCCATCCGCTCCCTCGCCACCGAGGCGGTCCTGGAGGGGAAGCCCTGGGTGGCGGAGACCGTCGAGGCCGCTGCCCGGGAACTGCGGGGCGAGGGCACACCGATGAGCGATCATCGCGCCAGTTCCCTCTACCGTTCCGCGATGCTGGGCCAGAGCCTGCTGAAGCTGTACGCGCAAACCACTGAAGCGGTGTCGTCATGA
- a CDS encoding TetR/AcrR family transcriptional regulator — MTDPNTPAAAPRGKRTDARRNERVLLDAAAAVFVTHGVDAPVRLIAAEAGVGMGTIYRHFPTRPALIAAVYRHQVEALAEAGPTLLQEAAEPSAALRRWVAGFVDFLVTKHGLAGAMGADAGGADALHRYFLDQLVPVCDTLLLAALGDTGTERISGFMLMRGIGNLCIGAGNDARYDAGRLVDLLVTGLLTAGQRSGRSRCEEDAAH, encoded by the coding sequence ATGACCGACCCGAACACCCCTGCCGCTGCGCCGCGCGGCAAGCGGACCGACGCCCGCCGCAACGAGCGGGTCCTTCTCGATGCGGCGGCAGCCGTATTTGTCACGCACGGGGTCGACGCGCCGGTGCGGTTGATCGCGGCGGAGGCCGGTGTGGGGATGGGGACGATCTACCGGCACTTTCCGACCCGTCCCGCTCTGATCGCGGCGGTCTATCGTCACCAGGTCGAAGCGCTGGCCGAGGCAGGGCCGACCTTGCTGCAGGAGGCAGCGGAACCGAGCGCGGCGTTGCGGCGGTGGGTGGCCGGGTTCGTGGACTTCCTCGTCACCAAGCACGGGCTGGCCGGCGCCATGGGGGCCGATGCCGGCGGCGCGGACGCCCTGCACCGGTACTTCCTCGACCAACTGGTACCTGTCTGCGACACCCTCCTGCTTGCGGCGCTCGGCGACACCGGCACGGAACGGATCTCCGGGTTCATGCTCATGCGCGGCATCGGTAACCTCTGCATCGGCGCCGGCAACGACGCCCGCTACGACGCCGGCCGCTTGGTCGACCTGCTCGTCACCGGCCTTCTCACCGCCGGGCAGCGGAGCGGTCGTTCACGCTGCGAGGAAGACGCCGCTCACTGA